A window of Myxococcales bacterium contains these coding sequences:
- a CDS encoding acyl-CoA dehydrogenase family protein encodes MDFTFSEHHSLLRQSVREFAKAHIQPHARAWDEEERFPKELVPKLAELGLLGIRIPEEYGGSGMDTTSYAICVEEIARVDGSAALTVASHNGLGTGHILSFGNEAQKKKYLPKAAKGEWLAAWALTEPGSGSDSASMKTTARRDGDAWILNGSKMFITQGTVGGFCVVLARTNVDAPKQKGITAFVVEHGTKGFNSSKHLEKLGCKSSDTAELTFEDVRVPDENRIGEVDHGFIDTMKILDRGRISIAAMALGLGYGALDMAVTYAKDRKQFGKAIGEFQAIQWMLADMRTELDAAHLLTYRAAWLCDQGKPYSREASMAKLFASEAASRACNKSLQIHGGYGYTREFAVERHLRDAKICEIGEGTSEVQRLIIAKGLLAG; translated from the coding sequence ATGGACTTCACCTTCTCCGAGCACCACTCCCTCCTCCGTCAGAGCGTCCGCGAGTTCGCCAAGGCGCACATCCAGCCGCACGCGCGCGCGTGGGACGAAGAGGAGCGCTTCCCGAAGGAGCTCGTCCCGAAGCTCGCCGAGCTCGGCCTGCTCGGCATCCGCATCCCCGAGGAGTACGGCGGATCCGGCATGGACACGACGAGCTACGCCATCTGCGTCGAGGAGATCGCGCGGGTCGACGGCTCGGCCGCGCTCACGGTGGCGTCGCACAACGGGCTCGGGACGGGCCACATCCTCTCGTTCGGCAACGAGGCGCAGAAGAAGAAGTACCTGCCCAAGGCCGCGAAGGGCGAGTGGCTCGCGGCGTGGGCGCTCACCGAGCCCGGCTCCGGCAGCGACTCGGCGTCGATGAAGACGACCGCCCGCCGCGACGGCGACGCGTGGATCCTGAACGGCTCGAAGATGTTCATCACGCAGGGGACGGTCGGCGGCTTCTGCGTCGTCCTCGCCCGGACCAACGTCGACGCCCCCAAGCAGAAGGGCATCACGGCGTTCGTCGTGGAGCACGGCACGAAGGGCTTCAACTCCTCGAAGCACCTCGAGAAGCTCGGCTGCAAGTCCAGCGACACCGCCGAGCTCACCTTCGAGGACGTGCGTGTCCCCGACGAGAACCGCATCGGCGAGGTCGACCACGGCTTCATCGACACCATGAAGATCCTCGACCGCGGCCGCATCTCGATCGCCGCGATGGCGCTCGGCCTCGGCTACGGCGCCCTCGACATGGCCGTCACGTACGCGAAGGACCGAAAGCAGTTCGGCAAGGCCATCGGCGAGTTCCAGGCCATCCAGTGGATGCTCGCCGACATGAGGACCGAGCTCGACGCGGCCCACCTCCTCACGTACCGCGCGGCCTGGCTGTGCGACCAGGGCAAGCCCTACTCGCGCGAGGCCTCGATGGCGAAGCTCTTCGCGAGCGAGGCGGCGTCGCGCGCCTGCAACAAATCCCTCCAGATCCACGGGGGCTACGGCTACACGCGCGAGTTCGCCGTCGAGCGGCACCTCCGGGACGCGAAGATCTGCGAGATCGGCGAGGGCACGAGCGAAGTCCAGCGCCTCATCATCGCGAAGGGCTTGCTCGCGGGCTGA
- a CDS encoding trypsin-like serine protease has product MKLSLVVACVFGVVSWSLGCGGVDGATELRDERPSPDGGVDVRDVEVVRGVPDRGRDPAVVALDLGGKGLCSGTLVSKRLVLTARHCLFETTERIACPPQGVQVFGARDAAQIAVIAGEAVENGREVARGASIVAPSGTTLCESDIAYLVLDREVSGIKPVGVRMHGVAQGDFVRAVGYGRRPSDGAVGQKLLRDHVRVLSVTPAEFLVGEATCQGDSGGPAIDAETGEVVGVVSRGGPTCEGRNVHNVYTRTDVFGWLLEEALRAAGKPSSKGADAGIEPATTGGKAKPPSDVGGACMAGSDCASGVCIARDDGAYCSRPCGAGSRCPNGYRCTKLMDGAQVCMGSK; this is encoded by the coding sequence ATGAAGCTCTCGTTGGTTGTCGCGTGCGTGTTCGGTGTGGTCTCGTGGTCGCTCGGGTGTGGAGGGGTCGACGGCGCGACGGAGCTGCGCGACGAGCGGCCCTCGCCCGACGGCGGCGTCGACGTTCGGGACGTCGAGGTGGTGCGTGGGGTGCCCGATCGCGGACGAGACCCCGCGGTCGTCGCGCTGGATCTCGGTGGAAAAGGGCTCTGTTCCGGCACCCTCGTCTCGAAGCGGCTCGTGCTCACCGCGCGTCACTGCCTCTTCGAAACGACCGAGCGAATCGCCTGCCCCCCTCAGGGCGTGCAGGTGTTCGGGGCGAGGGACGCGGCGCAGATCGCCGTGATCGCTGGAGAAGCCGTCGAAAACGGCCGCGAGGTCGCGCGGGGGGCGAGCATCGTCGCGCCTTCGGGCACGACGCTCTGCGAGTCCGACATCGCCTACCTCGTGCTCGACCGCGAGGTGTCGGGCATCAAGCCCGTGGGGGTGCGGATGCACGGCGTCGCGCAAGGCGATTTCGTGCGTGCGGTGGGCTACGGGCGTCGTCCTTCCGATGGAGCCGTGGGGCAGAAGCTCCTCCGCGACCACGTCCGCGTCCTCTCGGTGACCCCGGCGGAGTTTCTCGTGGGCGAGGCCACCTGCCAGGGAGACTCGGGCGGTCCCGCGATCGACGCCGAGACGGGCGAGGTGGTCGGCGTCGTCTCGCGCGGTGGCCCGACGTGCGAGGGGCGCAACGTGCACAACGTGTACACGCGCACGGACGTCTTCGGATGGCTGCTCGAAGAGGCGCTCCGAGCGGCTGGAAAACCCTCGTCGAAGGGCGCCGACGCCGGGATCGAGCCCGCCACCACCGGAGGCAAGGCCAAGCCCCCGAGCGACGTCGGCGGCGCGTGCATGGCTGGCTCCGACTGCGCCTCGGGCGTGTGCATCGCGCGGGACGACGGCGCGTACTGCAGCCGGCCCTGCGGCGCGGGGAGCCGGTGCCCCAACGGGTACCGCTGCACGAAGCTCATGGACGGGGCGCAGGTCTGCATGGGCTCGAAGTGA
- a CDS encoding UDP-N-acetylmuramoyl-L-alanyl-D-glutamate--2,6-diaminopimelate ligase: MTRGAPSRGMRLADVAREIPHVDAVPEGSEDVRVTGVRHDSRAIEPGDLFVARRGSESDGARFAEAAVRAGAVAILSKEHIILPEGLRVPVVLTPYPELGLAYAAAAVYGQPSFSLDVVGITGTNGKTTTAHLVRAALDGAAKRPVCGTIGTVGYGFGGELEPASHTTPEADELTRVLARMRAKGASTVAMEVSSHALAQKRVEAVRFRVAAFTNLSQDHLDFHKTLEEYAEAKARLFTELGPGTAVVNVDDPVGERIASRVRAPLLRVRRSPGKDADIVPLSIEHLPSGVRLKVQTPYGDLPMRSKLMGLHNVENLMVALGVAIALDADPLEVAAALEDELGAPGRLERCDGPEDDVRVLVDYAHTPDALARALDSLASFRDGRLIVVFGCGGDRDTTKRGPMGLAAGERADVVIVTSDNPRSEDPELIVQAVASGVLEAGKAPISAEDLASADAGLVTIVDRKRAIFEAISAARPGDIVLLAGKGHEDYQILGNEKRHFDDREEARAALAVRRARGTRRD, from the coding sequence ATGACCCGTGGCGCGCCCTCGAGGGGCATGCGCCTCGCGGACGTCGCGCGCGAGATTCCCCACGTCGACGCCGTGCCCGAGGGCTCGGAGGACGTGCGCGTGACGGGGGTCCGCCACGACTCGCGCGCTATCGAGCCCGGAGATCTCTTCGTCGCCCGGCGAGGCTCGGAGTCCGACGGGGCGCGCTTCGCCGAGGCCGCCGTGAGGGCGGGTGCCGTCGCTATCCTTTCGAAAGAACACATTATTTTGCCCGAGGGGCTGCGCGTGCCCGTGGTGCTCACGCCCTACCCGGAGCTCGGGCTCGCGTACGCCGCGGCGGCCGTCTACGGGCAGCCCTCGTTCTCGCTCGACGTGGTCGGCATCACCGGGACGAACGGCAAGACGACCACGGCTCACCTCGTGCGCGCGGCGCTCGATGGCGCGGCGAAGCGCCCGGTCTGCGGCACGATCGGCACCGTCGGTTACGGGTTCGGGGGAGAGCTCGAGCCCGCCTCGCACACGACGCCCGAGGCCGACGAGCTCACCCGCGTGCTCGCGCGTATGCGCGCGAAGGGGGCGTCGACGGTCGCGATGGAGGTCTCGTCGCACGCGCTCGCGCAGAAGCGGGTCGAGGCCGTGCGGTTCCGCGTCGCGGCCTTCACGAACCTGAGCCAAGACCACCTCGACTTCCACAAGACCCTCGAGGAGTACGCGGAGGCGAAGGCGCGCCTCTTCACCGAGCTCGGGCCCGGTACGGCGGTCGTGAACGTCGACGATCCGGTCGGGGAGCGCATCGCCTCGCGGGTCCGTGCGCCGCTCCTCCGTGTGCGCCGATCCCCCGGGAAAGACGCCGATATCGTGCCGCTCTCGATCGAGCACCTGCCCTCGGGCGTTCGCCTCAAGGTGCAGACCCCGTACGGCGACCTCCCGATGCGCTCGAAGCTCATGGGGCTCCACAACGTCGAGAACCTGATGGTCGCGCTCGGCGTGGCGATCGCCCTCGACGCCGACCCGCTCGAGGTCGCCGCGGCCCTCGAGGACGAGCTCGGCGCGCCCGGCCGCCTCGAGCGATGCGATGGGCCGGAGGACGACGTGCGTGTCCTCGTCGACTACGCGCACACTCCGGACGCCCTCGCCCGCGCGCTCGACAGCCTCGCTTCCTTCCGCGACGGCCGGCTCATCGTGGTGTTCGGCTGCGGGGGCGATCGCGACACGACGAAGCGCGGGCCCATGGGCCTCGCCGCCGGCGAGCGCGCCGACGTCGTGATCGTGACCTCCGACAACCCTCGCAGCGAGGACCCCGAGCTCATCGTGCAGGCCGTGGCTTCGGGCGTGCTCGAGGCGGGCAAGGCCCCGATCTCGGCCGAGGATCTCGCCTCCGCGGACGCCGGGCTCGTGACGATCGTCGATCGTAAGCGCGCGATCTTCGAGGCGATCTCGGCGGCGCGGCCGGGCGACATCGTGCTGCTCGCCGGCAAGGGGCACGAGGACTACCAAATCCTCGGGAACGAGAAGCGGCACTTCGACGATCGCGAAGAGGCGCGGGCCGCGCTGGCCGTGCGGCGCGCGCGAGGAACCAGGAGAGACTGA
- the rsmH gene encoding 16S rRNA (cytosine(1402)-N(4))-methyltransferase RsmH — protein MSGARAEAQLALPGVAVDAAAEAEWVWTEDPLEDAVTQEFAHVTVMRDEVRDAVVTLPEMTGVVVDCTLGGGGHTRALLEKAPNVRVIAFDRDDVALASTKVALAAFGDRVTFVRSPFGRIREALDELGIARVDGLCADLGVSSPQLDEASRGMSFRREGPIDMRMDQSSGETALDLIAELSDDELADVIFRYGDERRSRRIARSVKKAYADGELVTTLDLRRAVVRAVGPQRVGGVDPATRTFQALRIRVNDELGQLEALLEALPNVLAEGANAAILSFHSHEDRLVKRAFQKGPFVPLTKKPQVATEAECVENPRSRSAKLRAATFSSEAPRRYERGGDE, from the coding sequence ATGAGCGGCGCGCGCGCAGAGGCACAGCTCGCCCTCCCCGGAGTGGCGGTGGACGCGGCCGCCGAGGCCGAGTGGGTCTGGACCGAGGACCCGTTGGAGGATGCCGTGACGCAAGAGTTCGCCCACGTGACCGTGATGCGGGACGAGGTGCGCGACGCCGTCGTGACCCTCCCCGAGATGACCGGGGTGGTCGTCGACTGCACGCTCGGCGGCGGCGGCCACACGCGCGCCCTGCTCGAGAAGGCGCCGAACGTTCGTGTGATCGCCTTCGATCGCGACGACGTCGCCCTCGCCTCGACCAAGGTCGCGCTCGCCGCCTTCGGAGACCGCGTCACGTTCGTTCGCTCTCCGTTCGGTCGCATCCGCGAGGCGCTCGACGAGCTCGGGATCGCGCGCGTCGACGGGCTCTGCGCCGACCTCGGCGTGAGCTCCCCTCAGCTCGACGAGGCGTCGCGCGGGATGAGCTTCCGCCGCGAGGGGCCCATCGACATGCGCATGGACCAATCGAGCGGCGAGACGGCCCTCGACCTCATCGCCGAGCTCTCGGACGACGAGCTCGCCGACGTCATCTTCCGCTACGGCGACGAGCGACGATCGCGCCGCATCGCGCGCAGCGTGAAGAAGGCCTACGCCGACGGTGAGCTCGTCACCACCCTCGACCTGCGCCGCGCGGTCGTGCGGGCGGTGGGGCCGCAGCGTGTCGGGGGCGTCGACCCGGCGACTCGTACCTTCCAGGCCCTTCGCATCCGGGTGAACGACGAGCTCGGCCAGCTCGAGGCGCTGCTCGAGGCGTTGCCGAACGTGCTCGCCGAGGGCGCGAACGCGGCGATCTTGAGCTTCCACTCGCACGAGGATCGCCTCGTGAAGCGCGCCTTCCAGAAGGGCCCCTTCGTGCCGCTCACCAAGAAGCCCCAGGTCGCGACCGAGGCCGAGTGCGTCGAGAACCCGCGCTCCCGTAGCGCAAAGCTCCGCGCGGCCACGTTCTCGAGCGAGGCCCCCCGGCGCTACGAACGAGGAGGCGACGAATGA
- a CDS encoding translation initiation factor IF-3 — translation MGRPRFDPRQQQRGFQIRVNHRIRVPEVRVIGADGEMLGVLATHEALKRAQEAGLDLVEVNPKAEPPVCKILDFGKYKYEEKKKTAEAKRKQTVVEVKEVKLRPKTDDHDIAFKIKAARRFLEAGHKVKFTVRFRGREITHPEKAQEQLTLVIQGTEDLANVETRAMMEARTMTVMVAPKPAIMQRVAQLKAQREKDRQQAAKEGRELPSEPSLPDLEDDDDDDDDEEEDAKDTKES, via the coding sequence ATGGGTCGTCCCCGCTTCGATCCGCGTCAACAGCAGCGCGGCTTTCAGATTCGAGTGAACCACCGCATCCGCGTCCCGGAGGTCCGAGTCATCGGCGCCGACGGCGAGATGCTCGGCGTGCTCGCCACGCACGAAGCGTTGAAGCGCGCGCAAGAAGCGGGCCTCGACCTCGTCGAGGTGAACCCCAAGGCCGAGCCCCCGGTGTGCAAGATCCTCGACTTCGGAAAGTACAAGTACGAAGAGAAGAAGAAGACGGCCGAGGCGAAGCGCAAGCAGACCGTCGTCGAGGTCAAAGAGGTCAAGCTCCGACCGAAGACCGACGACCACGACATCGCCTTCAAGATCAAGGCCGCGCGCCGGTTCCTCGAGGCGGGTCACAAGGTGAAGTTCACGGTCCGCTTCCGTGGCCGCGAGATCACGCACCCCGAGAAGGCGCAAGAGCAGCTCACGCTCGTCATCCAGGGCACCGAGGACCTGGCGAACGTCGAGACCCGCGCCATGATGGAAGCGCGCACCATGACGGTCATGGTGGCACCGAAGCCCGCGATCATGCAGCGTGTGGCGCAGCTCAAGGCCCAGCGCGAGAAGGACCGTCAGCAGGCCGCGAAAGAGGGCCGCGAGCTCCCGTCCGAGCCGTCGCTTCCCGACCTCGAAGACGACGACGATGACGACGACGACGAGGAAGAAGACGCAAAGGACACGAAAGAGTCCTGA
- a CDS encoding cobalamin B12-binding domain-containing protein, producing MSEPTQPERKVRILVAKPGLDGHDRGAKVVARALRDAGFEVIYTGLHQTPEMIANAAVQEDVDAVGLSIMSGAHNTLFPAVKDALKQKGADDVILFGGGIIPDDDVKRLTAAGIEGVFTPGTRLETIIGWVREHVKPR from the coding sequence ATGTCGGAACCCACGCAGCCCGAACGAAAAGTCCGCATCCTCGTCGCGAAGCCCGGCCTCGACGGCCACGATCGCGGGGCCAAAGTGGTCGCTCGTGCCCTCCGCGACGCGGGCTTCGAGGTCATCTACACGGGCCTCCACCAGACGCCCGAGATGATCGCCAACGCGGCCGTCCAAGAAGACGTCGACGCGGTCGGGCTCTCGATCATGAGTGGGGCGCACAACACGCTCTTCCCCGCCGTCAAAGACGCCCTCAAGCAGAAGGGCGCCGACGACGTCATCCTCTTCGGCGGGGGCATCATCCCCGACGACGACGTGAAGCGCCTCACCGCCGCGGGCATCGAGGGCGTCTTCACGCCCGGCACGCGCCTCGAGACGATCATCGGCTGGGTCCGCGAGCACGTGAAGCCTCGCTGA
- a CDS encoding cell division protein FtsL → MSRSVKRARTFLVTWTLAVLATVSAFVVHLALRGRTVSLGYELGRARAEQARLRDVKRVLELEAASYKTPERVDIVARTLLGMEPPSPDRVVVLPALGKDEGAPSEPIKTAQAQEGMERRP, encoded by the coding sequence ATGAGCCGCAGCGTCAAACGCGCACGGACGTTCCTCGTCACGTGGACCTTGGCCGTGCTCGCCACGGTGAGCGCGTTCGTGGTGCATTTGGCCCTCCGCGGTCGCACCGTGTCGCTCGGGTACGAGCTCGGTCGCGCGCGTGCCGAGCAGGCGCGCCTCCGCGACGTGAAGCGGGTGCTCGAGCTCGAGGCCGCGAGCTACAAGACGCCCGAGCGCGTCGACATCGTGGCGCGCACGCTGCTCGGCATGGAGCCGCCGTCGCCCGATCGCGTGGTCGTCCTCCCGGCCCTCGGCAAGGACGAGGGCGCGCCGAGCGAGCCCATCAAGACCGCGCAGGCCCAGGAGGGCATGGAGAGGCGGCCATGA
- the mraZ gene encoding division/cell wall cluster transcriptional repressor MraZ: MDAKGRTSLPARYRDVLSSISERRIVLTSGLDPCLVAYTPPEWAAFEEKLAKLPQFDRAVQKLRRIYVSGAVECDVDDSGRILVPPTLREHAGLEKDVLWAGSGKYAELWDKARWKSHFETTEDERVEIASRLAELGL; encoded by the coding sequence ATGGATGCAAAAGGACGGACGAGCCTCCCGGCTCGGTACCGCGACGTCCTTTCGTCCATCTCGGAGCGCCGCATCGTGCTGACGAGCGGCCTCGACCCGTGCCTCGTGGCGTACACGCCCCCCGAGTGGGCCGCCTTCGAGGAGAAGCTCGCGAAGCTCCCGCAGTTCGACCGCGCGGTGCAGAAGCTCCGGCGCATCTACGTGTCGGGCGCGGTCGAGTGCGACGTCGACGACTCGGGCCGCATCTTGGTGCCGCCCACGCTCCGCGAGCACGCCGGCCTCGAGAAGGACGTGCTCTGGGCCGGCTCGGGCAAGTACGCCGAGCTGTGGGACAAGGCCCGCTGGAAGAGCCACTTCGAGACCACCGAGGACGAGCGCGTCGAGATCGCCTCGCGCCTCGCGGAGCTCGGGCTATGA
- a CDS encoding UDP-N-acetylmuramoyl-tripeptide--D-alanyl-D-alanine ligase, whose protein sequence is MATPIPDNRAELRADDVARATAGVLVTHGRDLDVLVGVTTDSRVVSAGRADVFVPLVGEKMDGHSFLDRIDGVAKLVVCARGRGRALTKSAFVEVDDTLTALGSIAAHHLERLRASDPKRRVVAVTGSAGKTTTKELTAALLATNGVPAGEPSAIVQKTRGNLNNRIGMPSTVLTVTQEHTFVVLEVGMSVPGEIAAMAKIARPDVAIVTNIGVAHSEGVGGREGVAREKGDLFAGLDPHGTAIVNADCDMSVREVMRSKGARAVTFGRAPEADYRLVDRRVDGVRGSEVSITRPYGEIAVSFELLGEHAAIDLCAALAAAEVALGRALTRGEIEGAVARTELSGRGQLVVLGNGALLVDDSYNANPQSMEAALSVLRELGEGRRKVAVLGEMRELGALADEEHVRLGARAVAAGVDVMVSCGGLISRVADATRAAGVPTFEYMSAEDAATFVTSHIDSSDIVLVKGSRSITTEKVVAALVAAHGRRVASGEVAR, encoded by the coding sequence GTGGCGACCCCCATCCCCGACAATCGAGCGGAGCTCCGCGCAGACGACGTGGCCCGCGCGACGGCGGGGGTGCTCGTGACCCACGGCCGAGACCTCGACGTGCTCGTCGGCGTCACGACGGACTCTCGCGTGGTCTCCGCGGGCCGGGCCGACGTGTTCGTGCCGCTCGTCGGCGAGAAGATGGACGGGCACTCGTTCCTCGACCGCATCGACGGCGTCGCGAAGCTCGTCGTGTGCGCCCGCGGCCGTGGTCGCGCGCTCACGAAGAGCGCCTTCGTCGAGGTCGACGACACCCTCACTGCGCTCGGCTCCATCGCCGCACACCACCTCGAGCGACTCCGCGCCTCCGACCCGAAGCGGCGCGTCGTCGCCGTGACGGGCTCGGCGGGAAAAACCACCACCAAAGAGCTCACCGCGGCCCTCCTCGCGACGAACGGCGTGCCGGCAGGGGAGCCGTCGGCCATCGTCCAAAAGACCCGCGGGAACCTGAACAACCGCATCGGGATGCCGTCGACGGTGCTCACCGTGACGCAGGAGCACACGTTCGTCGTGCTCGAGGTGGGCATGAGCGTGCCGGGCGAGATCGCGGCGATGGCCAAGATCGCCCGGCCCGACGTGGCGATCGTGACCAACATCGGCGTCGCGCACTCCGAAGGGGTAGGGGGCCGCGAGGGCGTAGCGCGCGAGAAGGGTGATCTCTTCGCGGGGCTCGATCCTCACGGCACCGCGATCGTGAACGCGGACTGCGACATGTCGGTGCGCGAGGTGATGCGGTCCAAGGGCGCACGGGCCGTCACGTTCGGGCGCGCGCCGGAGGCCGACTACCGGCTCGTCGACCGCCGCGTCGACGGCGTCCGTGGCTCGGAGGTCAGCATCACGCGCCCCTACGGCGAAATCGCAGTGAGCTTCGAGCTGCTCGGTGAGCACGCGGCCATCGATCTCTGCGCGGCCCTTGCGGCGGCCGAAGTGGCGCTGGGCAGAGCCCTCACGAGGGGCGAGATCGAAGGCGCGGTCGCGAGGACGGAGCTCTCCGGTCGAGGGCAGCTCGTGGTCCTCGGGAACGGGGCCCTCCTCGTCGACGACTCGTACAACGCGAACCCGCAGAGCATGGAAGCCGCGCTGTCGGTGCTTCGTGAGCTCGGCGAAGGGCGCCGCAAGGTGGCCGTGCTCGGCGAAATGCGGGAGCTCGGAGCCTTGGCCGACGAAGAGCACGTGCGCCTCGGGGCGCGCGCCGTCGCGGCCGGCGTCGACGTGATGGTCTCGTGCGGAGGCTTGATTTCCAGGGTCGCCGACGCGACACGGGCCGCCGGCGTGCCTACATTTGAATACATGAGCGCAGAAGACGCCGCCACTTTCGTGACTTCTCACATCGATTCGAGCGACATCGTCCTCGTGAAGGGCTCGAGAAGCATCACCACGGAGAAGGTCGTCGCAGCGCTCGTCGCCGCGCACGGTCGTCGCGTCGCATCGGGAGAGGTCGCGCGGTGA
- a CDS encoding transpeptidase family protein — protein sequence MRNLPPERAKWMRLRMGILCGIMALGLGGVVSGAYRVQIDDGAAWREAAENQRQRRLHVEPKRGSVYDRNGASLAVSVEVPSVTMDVVELLRGVDKPEAQKAIVHDASVRIAQALKLDANEVEQKLSSKRRFIWLKRRIPGDEAAQIRALGDPKAQPPGVKPVKGLAIEGEGKRYYPGRELLGPVLGFVAPDGEGKDGLELSMNEELRGHLEEMHGIRDRAGRLIFSEGATDEQALAGHDLHLSIDEGIQHVVERELDIAQRTYETKGAMLVVMDPLTGEVLSLASTPGYNPNDYGDSEVDARRDRVVTDRFEPGSVMKVFTISAALASGSLKPTEQIYCEKGSYKLANVTIHDTHVSEWLAPTQILAKSSNIGTLKIALNLGEPGLYSAFRRFGFGEPTGLPLPGEASGVLRPKGRPWFEVETANASFGQGVSVTTMQLAVAMSAIANGGKLMEPILVRKITDARGNVVREWPPHVRREAVPAHVAKMMGEMLTAVVEEGGTGVEAAMNGYRVAGKTATAQKADPATGKYSEDKYTASFVGFVPAEKPRLVVAVVLDEPMIGRYGGDLAGPVFRRVAEASLRYLGVPPSNAQPKIAQVTRTNDPADVALAALRPKKTADPPSESLAMGPPPPNTVRVPDASGLAARDAVRAVGAAGLVPEIEGTGKLVRQNPQPGQAVPKGSSVRLVFEPAS from the coding sequence ATGAGGAACCTGCCCCCCGAGCGCGCGAAATGGATGCGCCTCCGCATGGGAATCCTGTGTGGAATCATGGCGTTGGGCCTGGGTGGTGTCGTCTCCGGCGCGTACCGCGTCCAGATCGACGACGGCGCCGCGTGGCGTGAGGCCGCCGAGAACCAGCGCCAGCGGAGGCTTCACGTCGAGCCGAAGCGCGGGAGCGTCTACGACCGCAACGGGGCGTCGCTCGCCGTCAGCGTCGAGGTGCCTTCGGTCACGATGGACGTCGTCGAGCTCCTGCGCGGCGTCGACAAGCCCGAGGCCCAGAAGGCCATCGTGCACGACGCCTCGGTGCGCATCGCGCAAGCCCTCAAGCTCGACGCGAACGAGGTCGAGCAGAAGCTCTCGTCGAAGAGGCGCTTCATTTGGCTGAAGCGCCGCATCCCGGGCGACGAGGCCGCGCAGATCCGAGCCCTCGGCGATCCGAAGGCGCAGCCGCCCGGCGTGAAGCCCGTGAAGGGCCTCGCGATCGAGGGCGAAGGCAAACGGTACTACCCCGGGCGCGAGCTCTTGGGGCCGGTGCTCGGCTTCGTCGCCCCCGACGGTGAAGGCAAAGACGGGCTCGAGCTCTCCATGAACGAGGAGCTCCGCGGCCACCTCGAAGAGATGCACGGCATCCGCGATCGCGCGGGCAGGCTCATCTTCTCCGAGGGCGCGACCGACGAGCAGGCCCTCGCCGGGCACGACCTTCACCTCTCGATCGACGAGGGCATCCAACACGTCGTCGAGCGCGAGCTCGACATCGCGCAGCGCACCTACGAGACGAAGGGCGCCATGCTCGTCGTCATGGATCCGCTGACGGGCGAGGTGCTCTCGCTCGCGTCGACGCCGGGCTACAACCCGAACGACTACGGCGACTCCGAGGTCGACGCCCGGCGCGACCGCGTCGTGACCGACCGCTTCGAGCCCGGCTCGGTCATGAAGGTGTTCACGATCTCGGCGGCGCTGGCGTCGGGGTCGCTCAAGCCGACCGAACAAATCTACTGCGAGAAGGGCTCGTACAAGCTCGCGAACGTGACCATCCACGACACCCACGTGTCGGAGTGGCTCGCGCCGACCCAGATCCTCGCGAAGAGCTCGAACATCGGCACGCTCAAGATCGCGCTCAACCTCGGCGAGCCCGGGCTCTACTCGGCGTTCCGCAGGTTCGGCTTCGGCGAGCCCACGGGCCTGCCGTTGCCGGGCGAGGCGTCGGGTGTGCTTCGCCCGAAGGGGCGCCCGTGGTTCGAGGTCGAGACCGCGAACGCGTCGTTCGGCCAGGGCGTGAGCGTGACCACCATGCAGCTCGCGGTGGCCATGTCGGCCATCGCGAACGGTGGCAAGCTCATGGAGCCCATCTTGGTGCGCAAGATCACGGACGCCCGCGGCAACGTGGTGCGCGAGTGGCCTCCGCACGTGCGTCGCGAGGCCGTGCCGGCGCACGTCGCCAAGATGATGGGCGAGATGCTCACGGCGGTCGTCGAAGAGGGCGGCACCGGCGTCGAGGCCGCCATGAACGGGTACCGCGTGGCCGGGAAGACCGCCACCGCGCAGAAGGCCGATCCGGCCACGGGCAAGTACTCGGAGGACAAGTACACCGCCTCGTTCGTCGGGTTCGTGCCGGCCGAGAAGCCGCGCCTCGTCGTGGCCGTCGTGCTCGACGAGCCCATGATCGGTCGCTACGGCGGAGACCTCGCCGGCCCCGTGTTCCGTCGCGTCGCCGAGGCGAGCCTCCGCTACCTCGGTGTGCCCCCGAGCAACGCGCAGCCGAAGATCGCCCAGGTCACGCGCACGAACGATCCGGCCGACGTGGCGCTCGCGGCGCTCCGCCCCAAGAAGACCGCCGATCCCCCGAGCGAGTCGCTCGCGATGGGGCCCCCGCCTCCGAACACCGTGCGTGTCCCCGATGCGTCGGGCCTCGCCGCCCGCGACGCCGTGCGCGCCGTCGGAGCCGCCGGGCTCGTCCCCGAGATCGAGGGGACCGGGAAGCTCGTTCGGCAGAACCCCCAGCCCGGCCAGGCGGTCCCCAAGGGCAGCTCGGTGCGCCTCGTGTTCGAGCCCGCGTCATGA